A stretch of DNA from Thermus antranikianii DSM 12462:
GCTTAATTCGGGCGGTTACCTCTTGCTCCTGGCCGGGGTCCAGGGTGTCCAGCTTATCGGGCTCAAACTTCACCTCCCAGCCTGAGGGCTCAAACGCGCTAAAGGAAAGGTTCTTGGCCGGGGCGCTACCCTCGTTTTTCACCACAAGCTTCACCGCGTTTTCCCGGCCCGCCACCACCTGTCCAGAAAGCCGTTCCTCCTTGGTGGTAAAGCGCACCTCAGGCCGGCCTGTGACCTCGAGGGTCAAGGCCAGTTCCGCTTTGGCTTCCCCGGCTGCTGCCCTCAAGGTGAGGCCATAGGTGTCCGCCTTGGTGTCCTTGGGCAGGGAAACCTCTACGTCCAGGTCCTTGCTTTCCCCGGCCTTGATAGGCAGGCTGGTCACCTGCTGGCTGGAGAAGGCGGGGGTGAAGGTCACCTGCCAGCCCTTGGGGGCCTCGTACTCCAGGGAGACCAGAAGATCGCGGTCGGACTCGTTTTTCAGGGTCACCCGGTAGCGGAAGGAGCTGGTGGGAGGACCCTTGAGGATGGGAAGCTCCGCCTCGAGGCTAAGCCTTTGGGGCAGGCCCTGACCCACCACCAGACCGATGGGAAGGCTGGCGGTACGGCCCAGCCCCTCGGCCCGCACCAGGAAGCGGTAGGTGCCGGGCTTTACCTCCTTAGGAGGCTGGAGGCGGAGGGTAAGGGTAGCCTCGCCGTCCGGGGCCAGGT
This window harbors:
- a CDS encoding NEW3 domain-containing protein, encoding MVRKLLTLVLLGFGVALAQGFRGLSLGTSYPEIGVQPGESVNLTLTLKNYGLPPGVVRVRVAEAPQGWQASLIGGGRLVRAVYLAPDGEATLTLRLQPPKEVKPGTYRFLVRAEGLGRTASLPIGLVVGQGLPQRLSLEAELPILKGPPTSSFRYRVTLKNESDRDLLVSLEYEAPKGWQVTFTPAFSSQQVTSLPIKAGESKDLDVEVSLPKDTKADTYGLTLRAAAGEAKAELALTLEVTGRPEVRFTTKEERLSGQVVAGRENAVKLVVKNEGSAPAKNLSFSAFEPSGWEVKFEPDKLDTLDPGQEQEVTARIKPSPKAVTGDYMVTLSLSGADGLSESLDYRATVVRSSLWGLVGVGIMAVALLVLGFAVNRFGRR